From Rhodospirillales bacterium, the proteins below share one genomic window:
- the ybgC gene encoding tol-pal system-associated acyl-CoA thioesterase has product MTDDAVPTSGCFRNGTHILPIRVYFEDTDAGGIVYHAGYLRYAERARTEMLRCLGIEHTLMLAELGVFFVVREMHVQFHAPARLDDALEVHTRTDSASGARLRLSQTVCSRDVVLVEFALTLACVTREGRPRRWPARVAAAIANLTRP; this is encoded by the coding sequence ATGACGGATGATGCTGTTCCGACAAGCGGTTGCTTTCGGAACGGTACGCATATCCTGCCGATCAGGGTCTATTTTGAAGATACCGACGCAGGTGGCATCGTTTATCATGCGGGCTACCTCCGCTACGCGGAGAGGGCCCGGACGGAGATGTTGCGCTGCCTCGGCATCGAGCACACGCTCATGCTGGCCGAGCTCGGCGTGTTTTTTGTCGTTCGCGAGATGCATGTGCAATTTCACGCCCCGGCTCGCCTTGACGACGCGCTCGAAGTGCATACCAGAACGGATTCCGCAAGCGGGGCCAGGCTGCGGCTTTCGCAAACCGTTTGTAGTCGAGACGTGGTGCTGGTGGAGTTCGCGCTGACCTTGGCCTGCGTGACAAGGGAAGGGCGCCCGCGTCGCTGGCCCGCTCGCGTAGCAGCGGCAATTGCCA
- the ruvB gene encoding Holliday junction branch migration DNA helicase RuvB produces the protein MSGGEPVDAVRVVAGGPRQSADRALRPTRFDEFVGQERNLANLRVFIQAASTRGEALDHVLLYGPPGLGKTTLAHIIAEELGTGILATSGTALGRPGDLAAILTNLDPRDVLFIDEIHRLPVTVEETLYPALEDFRLDIMIGRGPSARTMRIELPPFTVVGATTRVGRVSNPMRERFGIPFHVNFYRPEELQQIVARGAALLGLDLAPDAAAEIARRARGTPRVAARLLRRVRDFATVRGANAVVKDDAESALEQLHIDADGLDALDRRYLDCLVRSYEGGPVGIESLAAALSEEVETLQDVVEPFLLQAGFVQRTAAGRVAAGLAWRRLGLKPPRPGTIPGLFPADAAAETGSADDG, from the coding sequence ATGAGCGGGGGCGAGCCTGTCGACGCGGTGCGGGTGGTGGCTGGCGGACCGCGACAGTCCGCAGACCGAGCGCTCCGGCCCACCCGGTTCGATGAATTTGTCGGGCAGGAACGCAATCTCGCGAACCTTCGAGTGTTCATCCAGGCGGCAAGCACGCGCGGCGAGGCACTCGACCATGTCCTGCTGTACGGGCCGCCGGGTCTCGGCAAGACGACCCTCGCGCACATCATCGCGGAGGAGCTCGGGACCGGCATCCTGGCGACGTCAGGTACGGCACTCGGGCGGCCGGGCGACCTCGCCGCGATCCTGACCAACCTCGACCCGCGCGACGTCCTGTTCATCGACGAGATTCACCGGCTGCCCGTCACCGTGGAGGAAACCCTCTATCCGGCCCTTGAGGATTTCCGCCTCGACATCATGATCGGACGCGGCCCGAGCGCCCGCACCATGCGAATCGAGCTGCCGCCGTTCACGGTCGTCGGTGCCACCACCCGCGTCGGGCGCGTCTCAAACCCGATGCGTGAACGGTTCGGCATTCCGTTTCACGTCAACTTCTACAGACCGGAGGAACTGCAGCAGATCGTTGCCCGCGGCGCCGCGCTCCTCGGCTTGGACCTTGCCCCGGATGCCGCCGCCGAAATCGCCAGACGGGCACGCGGTACGCCTCGGGTGGCCGCGCGGCTGCTCCGCCGCGTCCGGGACTTCGCGACGGTCCGGGGCGCAAATGCGGTCGTCAAGGACGATGCCGAATCCGCACTGGAGCAGCTTCACATCGACGCCGACGGGCTGGATGCCTTGGACCGCCGCTACCTCGACTGCCTGGTCCGAAGCTACGAAGGCGGGCCGGTCGGGATCGAATCGCTGGCCGCAGCGCTCTCGGAGGAAGTCGAGACGCTTCAGGACGTGGTGGAGCCGTTTCTCCTGCAGGCAGGCTTTGTCCAGCGGACCGCAGCCGGACGTGTCGCGGCCGGATTGGCCTGGAGGCGGTTGGGCCTGAAACCGCCCCGTCCGGGGACCATTCCCGGATTGTTCCCGGCGGATGCTGCCGCCGAAACTGGCTCTGCCGATGACGGATGA
- the ruvA gene encoding Holliday junction branch migration protein RuvA, producing the protein MIAKLRGILDSTGDGWALIDVGGVGYQVTCTRRTLGWLLSARPEAEVLVHTSARDNAVELFGFRNDAERSWFRALLTVQGIGAKTALATLDALAPAELEQAVAASDAKAIARAEGIGAKAASRILSELKHRVGTLPTAPDAGPGSDANAYRDAVEALVALGYGRLEAVGALSSAQAQHPDVSAEVLVRHALQAIAR; encoded by the coding sequence GTGATCGCCAAGCTGCGGGGCATTCTGGATTCGACGGGGGACGGCTGGGCCTTGATCGACGTGGGCGGAGTCGGTTACCAGGTGACGTGCACCCGCCGCACGCTAGGCTGGCTGCTCAGTGCCCGGCCGGAGGCGGAAGTCCTGGTGCATACGAGTGCCCGCGACAATGCGGTCGAGCTCTTCGGGTTTCGGAACGATGCCGAGCGAAGCTGGTTCCGGGCCCTGCTTACCGTCCAGGGGATTGGTGCCAAGACCGCGCTGGCGACACTTGACGCGCTGGCGCCTGCCGAGCTCGAACAGGCCGTGGCCGCGAGCGACGCCAAGGCCATCGCGCGGGCCGAAGGGATCGGCGCCAAGGCCGCCTCGCGCATCCTCTCGGAACTCAAGCACCGCGTCGGCACCCTTCCGACCGCTCCCGACGCTGGCCCGGGCTCCGATGCAAACGCCTACCGCGATGCCGTCGAGGCTCTCGTTGCCCTCGGGTACGGGCGACTTGAGGCGGTGGGGGCGCTGTCGAGTGCGCAGGCGCAGCATCCCGATGTCAGTGCGGAGGTTCTCGTCAGGCATGCGCTCCAGGCAATAGCCCGATGA
- the ruvC gene encoding crossover junction endodeoxyribonuclease RuvC: MPEPMRLIGLDPSLTRTGWGIIDVKGRNFAFVASGAVRTNPKQTMAERLGHLDCELGKVLEAHGPSEAALEQIFVNRNPRSTLALGLARGAVFVSVARRQMPVHEYAPATVKRVVTGQGNASKERVAALVRALLPKATLETHDASDALAVAICHASHARSHARLVITGGCP; encoded by the coding sequence GTGCCCGAGCCTATGCGTTTGATCGGTCTGGATCCGAGTCTGACCCGTACCGGCTGGGGGATCATCGATGTGAAGGGCCGGAACTTCGCCTTTGTGGCGTCGGGGGCAGTCCGGACCAACCCGAAGCAGACGATGGCCGAACGCCTGGGGCACCTCGATTGCGAGCTCGGCAAGGTGCTCGAGGCGCACGGCCCCTCGGAGGCCGCACTCGAGCAGATCTTCGTCAACCGCAACCCGCGGTCGACACTGGCACTCGGGTTGGCGCGCGGCGCCGTGTTCGTGTCCGTAGCCCGGCGCCAGATGCCCGTGCACGAATACGCGCCGGCCACGGTCAAGCGGGTTGTGACCGGACAGGGCAATGCGAGCAAGGAGCGGGTGGCCGCACTGGTCCGGGCATTGCTGCCAAAGGCCACCCTGGAGACCCATGACGCGTCGGACGCCCTGGCGGTCGCGATCTGCCACGCGAGCCACGCCCGGTCGCACGCGAGGCTTGTCATCACGGGTGGCTGCCCGTGA
- a CDS encoding YebC/PmpR family DNA-binding transcriptional regulator has product MAGHSQFKNIMYRKGAQDAKRSKIFSKLSREITVAARSGLPDPDKNPRLRTAVLAARAENMPKDRIERSIQKAQGPAAGSDYQEVRYEGHATGGVAVIVEALTDNRNRTVSEVRAAFGKHGGTLGETGSVGFAFSRQGVIRYAADTADADSMLEAAAEAGADDVISGADMHEVRTESDTFGAVRDALSEQFGTPTSARLEWVPHTMVPVDEHQARTLFRMIEVLEDNDDVQSVSANLEVSDEVLEKLREST; this is encoded by the coding sequence ATGGCCGGTCATTCGCAATTCAAGAACATCATGTATCGCAAGGGCGCGCAGGACGCCAAGCGGTCCAAGATCTTTTCGAAGCTCTCGCGCGAGATCACGGTCGCCGCCCGGTCCGGACTCCCGGATCCCGACAAGAATCCCCGGCTCCGCACCGCGGTGCTGGCCGCTCGGGCGGAGAACATGCCGAAGGACCGCATCGAGCGGTCGATTCAGAAGGCGCAGGGTCCGGCGGCGGGAAGTGACTACCAGGAGGTCCGGTACGAGGGCCATGCCACGGGCGGTGTGGCCGTCATCGTCGAGGCCCTGACCGACAACCGGAACCGAACGGTCTCGGAGGTGCGCGCGGCCTTCGGAAAGCATGGGGGCACGCTCGGGGAGACCGGCAGCGTCGGTTTCGCCTTTTCGCGTCAGGGAGTGATCCGTTACGCGGCCGACACGGCCGATGCTGACAGCATGCTGGAAGCCGCGGCCGAGGCCGGTGCCGACGATGTGATTTCCGGCGCCGACATGCACGAGGTTCGGACCGAGTCGGACACGTTCGGCGCGGTTAGGGATGCCCTGAGCGAGCAGTTCGGAACCCCGACCAGCGCTCGTCTGGAGTGGGTCCCGCACACGATGGTGCCGGTGGATGAGCATCAGGCGCGGACGCTCTTCCGCATGATCGAGGTGCTGGAAGACAATGACGACGTGCAGTCCGTCTCCGCCAACCTGGAAGTGTCCGACGAGGTCCTCGAGAAACTGCGAGAATCCACCTGA
- a CDS encoding 4Fe-4S binding protein, with protein sequence MPGTTVAGHGGCRGRLLAGAGLLLLVLLHAWPASAQGPTILQQAKEDEPEEATTAPGTDSFLATYLNDETIQYVFPGADSFELVPGDFPSADVYQGGQLVGYVFETYDTVRGLGYSRRPFHLMVGVRKDGVLSGVRLLAHVEPIAILGRTDEDFHQYLTQYTEIDTARGISMRLGLSDSVLEGEAIAMRETAGDTSDLVPVDAISRITTSSLLFMDAIMRGSRKVMRDRGSVLSADDLGRVLDLEQMTAQPWASLLEDSSIASRTVTVGELEAALEGDANTALPRSVRYAGADEPVAEVYAAFVTPAGIGINILDRRWYDQYVSAGRSVGDVVIWVGFRGPIGFRDTRATAVAPEVYDNLRIRQDDRTIALTPELFKALPFHHIAEAPTLDDQGLFYFAPGTGPDPTRPWSLEYVVDGDLARGAPEDAVPASAVFPVTYAIPARYVRAEPLPLPPVETAAAALDSGLDWQGIWRDQPVTVALGFATALAVILTLTFQRLIVRNRTLYRVIRIGLLVWIVGWLGIVAGGQLTVLHLMNVVQVPFYGGGFAGFLAEPLITIVGIAALVTLPFWGRSLFCGWLCPYGAMQELLGRLARTFRVRRPHIPPLWTKRLSGVKYAVLAVLLVLTFVDFEWAAWAAGIEPFKTAITLRFDAPTAAVLWAGGLLILALFVERAFCRFLCPLGAGLAILGRIRVFSFLRRRPECGSPCQACGPVCPTGAIDRSGKINMSECFYCLDCQVLHDDKTRCPPLVAQLKARAARQDTPRPAHAPA encoded by the coding sequence ATGCCAGGTACTACTGTTGCCGGACACGGCGGCTGCCGTGGGCGACTGCTTGCGGGCGCGGGCTTGCTCCTCCTCGTGCTGCTGCACGCTTGGCCGGCGTCGGCGCAAGGTCCCACGATCCTGCAACAGGCCAAGGAGGACGAGCCCGAAGAGGCCACGACCGCGCCCGGCACGGACTCGTTTCTTGCGACCTACCTGAACGACGAAACGATCCAGTACGTGTTCCCAGGTGCAGATTCGTTCGAACTCGTTCCGGGCGATTTTCCAAGTGCAGACGTCTACCAGGGCGGCCAACTCGTGGGGTACGTGTTCGAGACGTATGACACGGTGCGCGGATTGGGCTACTCGCGGCGGCCATTTCATCTCATGGTCGGCGTGCGGAAGGACGGCGTGCTCTCGGGCGTGCGGCTGCTCGCCCACGTGGAGCCGATCGCCATCCTCGGCCGGACGGACGAGGACTTTCACCAGTACCTGACGCAGTACACCGAGATCGACACCGCCCGCGGGATCAGCATGCGGCTCGGGCTGTCGGATTCGGTCCTGGAAGGCGAGGCGATCGCCATGCGCGAGACCGCCGGCGACACGTCGGATCTCGTGCCTGTCGACGCCATCTCCCGGATCACGACCTCGTCGCTTCTGTTCATGGACGCCATCATGCGTGGTTCACGCAAGGTCATGCGTGACCGGGGGTCCGTCCTGTCCGCGGATGACCTGGGTCGGGTGCTTGATCTCGAGCAGATGACGGCACAGCCGTGGGCGTCGCTGTTGGAGGACAGCTCCATAGCCTCCCGCACGGTTACGGTCGGGGAACTCGAGGCTGCGCTTGAAGGAGACGCCAACACGGCGCTCCCGAGGTCGGTCCGATACGCCGGCGCAGATGAGCCGGTTGCCGAGGTCTATGCGGCGTTCGTTACCCCGGCCGGTATCGGCATCAACATCCTTGACCGTCGTTGGTACGACCAGTACGTGTCCGCGGGCCGTTCGGTCGGGGACGTGGTCATCTGGGTCGGCTTCCGCGGGCCGATTGGTTTCCGGGACACGCGCGCCACTGCCGTCGCGCCGGAGGTGTACGACAACCTCCGCATTCGCCAGGATGATCGCACGATCGCGCTGACGCCGGAACTCTTCAAGGCGCTTCCCTTCCACCACATCGCCGAGGCTCCCACCCTGGACGACCAGGGATTGTTTTATTTCGCTCCCGGGACCGGGCCGGATCCCACACGACCATGGAGCCTGGAGTACGTGGTCGACGGTGACCTGGCCCGGGGGGCGCCGGAAGACGCCGTGCCGGCGTCCGCGGTCTTCCCGGTCACCTACGCCATCCCGGCCCGTTACGTGCGTGCCGAACCGCTGCCGCTGCCACCGGTGGAGACCGCTGCGGCTGCGCTGGACAGCGGACTGGACTGGCAGGGCATCTGGCGTGACCAGCCCGTGACCGTGGCGCTGGGGTTTGCGACGGCGCTCGCGGTCATCCTGACACTCACCTTCCAGCGCTTAATCGTGCGCAACCGCACCCTCTATCGGGTCATCCGGATCGGTCTCCTCGTCTGGATCGTCGGCTGGCTCGGGATCGTGGCGGGAGGGCAGCTCACGGTCCTCCACCTCATGAACGTCGTCCAGGTTCCGTTCTACGGCGGCGGGTTCGCCGGATTTCTCGCGGAGCCACTGATCACGATCGTTGGCATTGCGGCACTGGTGACCCTGCCATTCTGGGGTCGCTCGCTCTTCTGCGGCTGGCTGTGTCCCTACGGAGCCATGCAGGAACTGCTGGGTCGTCTCGCGCGGACGTTCCGGGTCCGGCGGCCGCACATACCGCCGCTCTGGACCAAGCGACTCTCCGGCGTGAAGTACGCGGTTCTGGCCGTCCTCCTTGTGCTTACGTTCGTGGATTTCGAGTGGGCGGCGTGGGCGGCCGGCATCGAGCCGTTCAAGACCGCGATCACGCTCCGCTTCGACGCGCCGACGGCGGCGGTGCTGTGGGCGGGCGGGCTCCTGATTCTCGCGCTGTTCGTGGAGCGCGCCTTCTGCCGCTTCTTGTGTCCCCTTGGTGCCGGCCTCGCGATCCTCGGCCGGATCCGGGTGTTCTCGTTCCTCCGGCGCCGCCCCGAGTGCGGCAGTCCCTGCCAGGCCTGCGGGCCCGTCTGTCCCACCGGCGCCATCGACCGGTCCGGCAAGATCAACATGAGCGAATGCTTCTACTGCCTGGACTGCCAGGTCCTGCACGACGACAAGACCCGTTGCCCACCACTCGTCGCGCAACTGAAGGCGCGAGCCGCCCGGCAGGACACCCCGAGACCGGCCCACGCGCCGGCCTAG